From Trichomycterus rosablanca isolate fTriRos1 chromosome 18, fTriRos1.hap1, whole genome shotgun sequence, the proteins below share one genomic window:
- the zgc:56235 gene encoding voltage-dependent anion-selective channel protein 2-like — MAVPPSYSDLGKAAKDIFSKGYGFGIVKLDLKTKSQSGVEFNTSGSSNMDTGKAGGSLETKYKLKDLGLSLNQKWNTDNTLTTELSVEDQLAKGLKVALDTSFVPNTGKKSGKLKSGYKRDYINLSCDVDFEGPVVHSAAVLGYMGWLAGYQIAFDTAKSKLVQNNFALGYKAGDFQLHTNVNDGTEFAGSVYQKVNNQLETAVTLAWTAGSNNTRFGIAAKYQLDKEASLSAKVNNASLIGIGYTQSLRPGVKLTLSALIDGKNFNTGGHKFGLGFELEA, encoded by the exons ATGGCAGTTCCTCCTTCATATTCTGACCTGGGTAAAGCAGCGAAGGACATCTTCAGCAAGGGCTATG GCTTTGGAATTGTTAAGTTGGACCTTAAGACCAAATCGCAAAGTGGAGTG GAGTTCAACACCTCTGGTTCTTCTAATATGGACACTGGCAAGGCCGGTGGAAGTTTGGAGACCAAGTACAAGCTGAAGGACCTTGGTCTAAGCCTCAACCAGAAGTGGAACACAGACAACACTCTGACCACAGAACTTTCAGTAGAAGACCAG CTAGCAAAGGGCTTGAAGGTGGCTCTTGATACGTCCTTTGTACCAAACACAGG CAAGAAAAGTGGTAAACTTAAGAGTGGCTACAAGCGGGACTACATCAACCTGTCCTGTGATGTTGACTTTGAGGGCCCTGTTGTTCATTCTGCAGCAGTTCTGGGTTACATGGGCTGGCTGGCTGGGTATCAGATTGCGTTTGATACAGCCAAGTCCAAACTGGTGCAGAACAACTTTGCTTTGGGCTACAAGGCTGGAGACTTTCAGCTACACACCAATGT aaatgATGGAACTGAGTTTGCAGGTTCTGTTTACCAAAAAGTAAACAATCAGCTGGAGACTGCAGTCACTTTGGCATGGACCGCTGGTAGCAACAACACACGCTTTGGTATTGCTGCCAAGTATCAGCTGGACAAGGAGGCCTCTTTGTCT GCCAAGGTGAACAATGCTAGTCTGATTGGAATTGGTTACACTCAGAGTTTGCGACCAG GAGTGAAGCTGACGCTCTCTGCGCTCATCGACGGCAAGAACTTTAACACTGGAGGGCACAAGTTTGGACTGGGCTTTGAACTCGAAGCCTAG
- the tor4aa gene encoding torsin-4A: protein MEDKDTSEILSEDETKREKNNKKLTLSSFSSTVRAVVRIRQKYQALKKHRMEQEATGALFSPHRSTSPKVFTFDLDDSNHHTNLGKKRKKKKKRILFPSGNRRVLPNKESSRAKHCLILLSIIVFMQVYNAFENLDDHVLKYDLEGLEKTLRREVFGQQKATEVLLEHLKDYLSTYVHSKPLVLSILGPSGVGKSHLGRLLAQHFRSVVGEQLVMQYYVLHHCPTEEHVHACTQTLKSKVSELFTQAEEEEKIPLFIFDEMEHMPTELLDTMLGLIRNQENNEYLNAIYILVSNLEQEEITKFVLQNSSVPVSGRGYMSKELNALLLSNLKKHHSLWLEAELLPLTLLEKSHVMQCFIDEMSREGFYPDRSHVERLAEELGYYSVGDREFSRTGCKQVVAKVNLL, encoded by the coding sequence ATGGAAGACAAAGACACGTCTGAGATACTATCAGAGGATGAAACCAAGAGGGAGAAAAACAACAAGAAGCTCACACTGTCCTCGTTCTCCTCAACAGTACGAGCCGTGGTGCGAATTCGCCAGAAGTACCAAGCACTGAAGAAGCACCGCATGGAACAGGAAGCAACGGGAGCCCTGTTTAGTCCCCATCGCTCCACCAGCCCGAAAGTTTTCACGTTCGACCTGGACGATAGCAACCACCACACTAATTTAggcaaaaagaggaaaaaaaagaaaaaacgcaTTCTGTTCCCCAGTGGCAATCGGCGCGTTTTACCCAACAAAGAGAGCAGTCGGGCCAAGCATTGCCTGATTCTCCTCAGCATCATCGTGTTCATGCAGGTTTACAATGCTTTCGAGAATCTGGATGATCATGTCCTGAAGTATGACCTGGAGGGCCTTGAGAAAACACTCAGAAGGGAGGTTTTTGGACAGCAAAAGGCAACCGAGGTCCTTTTGGAACATTTAAAGGATTACCTGTCCACCTATGTTCACAGCAAACCTTTGGTTCTGTCTATTTTAGGCCCCAGTGGTGTAGGAAAGAGTCACTTGGGGAGGCTGCTGGCTCAGCACTTTCGTTCTGTAGTGGGAGAACAGCTGGTCATGCAGTACTACGTGCTTCACCACTGTCCCACAGAAGAACACGTTCATGCCTGCACCCAAACTCTGAAGTCCAAGGTTTCAGAGTTGTTCACTCAGGCAGAAGAAGAGGAAAAAATCCCTCTGTTTATCTTTGATGAGATGGAGCACATGCCCACGGAGCTTTTGGACACGATGCTCGGTCTGATCCGAAACCAAGAAAACAACGAATACCTGAATGCTATTTACATTCTCGTTAGCAACCTGGAGCAGGAGGAGATCACGAAGTTTGTGCTGCAGAACTCGAGCGTACCCGTTTCAGGCCGGGGGTACATGAGCAAAGAGCTAAACGCACTGTTGCTTAGCAATCTCAAAAAGCACCATTCATTGTGGCTGGAGGCCGAGTTGCTGCCTCTTACCCTTCTGGAGAAAAGCCACGTGATGCAATGTTTTATTGACGAAATGTCTCGAGAAGGATTCTACCCAGACCGCTCTCACGTGGAAAGACTAGCGGAAGAGCTGGGTTACTATTCTGTAGGCGACCGGGAGTTTTCACGTACTGGATGCAAGCAAGTGGTGGCGAAGGTCAATCTTCTATGA